One genomic segment of Rubripirellula tenax includes these proteins:
- a CDS encoding dienelactone hydrolase family protein, which yields MMRSIPTLFFFAFGWLVLGTVAARAEVQTETIVYHDGDVALEGFVAWDPAKVTGTAPGVLVVHQWMGLTDYEKGRCQQLAELGCVAFALDIYGQGVRPADTAEAGKTAGKYKGDRDLYRRRLNLGLNQLQGRSDVDGKRIAAIGYCFGGTGVLELARSGADVAGVVSFHGGLDSPSPSDGKNIIAKILVCHGADDPFVPKDDIEAFVKELNDANINWQMDVYSDAVHSFTQPMAGNDNSKGAAYNQQADHRSWLAMQLFFQELFGTKMPLVQP from the coding sequence ATGATGCGGTCGATTCCCACTCTCTTCTTTTTCGCGTTCGGTTGGCTCGTTCTTGGAACGGTTGCGGCGAGGGCCGAAGTCCAAACCGAAACCATTGTCTACCACGATGGTGATGTGGCGCTGGAGGGGTTTGTGGCCTGGGATCCGGCAAAGGTGACCGGCACGGCACCGGGCGTGTTGGTTGTTCATCAATGGATGGGACTGACCGACTACGAAAAAGGACGCTGCCAGCAACTGGCCGAACTCGGTTGTGTCGCGTTTGCGCTCGACATCTACGGACAAGGTGTGCGTCCTGCCGACACGGCCGAGGCGGGAAAGACGGCCGGTAAGTACAAAGGCGACCGCGATCTCTATCGCCGCCGATTGAACTTGGGGCTGAATCAGTTGCAAGGTCGCAGCGACGTCGATGGCAAGCGAATCGCGGCCATCGGTTATTGCTTTGGCGGGACGGGCGTGTTGGAGCTTGCGCGCAGCGGTGCCGATGTTGCGGGCGTGGTCAGCTTCCACGGCGGTCTGGATTCGCCCAGCCCCAGCGACGGTAAAAACATAATCGCCAAAATTCTTGTCTGCCACGGAGCCGACGATCCGTTTGTGCCAAAGGACGACATTGAAGCCTTCGTCAAAGAACTCAACGACGCGAACATCAACTGGCAAATGGATGTTTACTCCGACGCCGTCCACTCGTTCACTCAACCGATGGCCGGCAACGACAATTCCAAAGGCGCTGCCTACAACCAACAAGCCGATCACCGTTCGTGGTTGGCGATGCAGTTATTCTTTCAAGAGTTGTTCGGCACGAAGATGCCGTTGGTTCAACCGTAG
- the gatA gene encoding Asp-tRNA(Asn)/Glu-tRNA(Gln) amidotransferase subunit GatA codes for MLDSALEILRLQSAGEATAVEIAGAALDAIEASQPTINAFTHVDREAALSAAAAVDAKRAAGGRLGPLAGVPVAVKDVLCTRDMPTTCSSRMLKNFRPPYDAGVVERLRAADAVIVGKTNMDEFAMGASTENSAFGVTRNPWDTTRIPGGSSGGAAACVAAGTVPLSIGTDTGGSIRQPAAMCGVTGLKPTYGRVSRYGLIAFASSLDQVGPIGWSVPDVALMMQTIAGYDARDSTSLNLDISHYTEVLSSHDLRGLKIGILRESMDRDGVDDSVRQATLDAADVFQSIGAEMVEIDLPHNDYWVPTYYVIAPCEASSNLSRYDGAHYGHRTSDLSDSDKLGPLVTTYCRSRAEGFGDEVKRRIMVGTYALSEGYADQYYSQALKVRRLIKGDYDAAFSQVDLLLGPVTPTPAFPLGQKVDDPIQMYLCDLFTVGANLAGVPAISLPAGLDASGLPVAVQLQAPVLEESRLLFAGAAFQSVTDHHKRRPS; via the coding sequence ATGCTCGATTCGGCCCTGGAAATCCTTCGACTCCAATCCGCTGGCGAAGCGACGGCCGTTGAGATCGCTGGCGCCGCCCTGGACGCCATCGAAGCCTCGCAACCGACCATCAACGCCTTCACTCACGTCGATCGCGAAGCCGCGTTGTCGGCCGCGGCGGCGGTCGATGCCAAACGGGCGGCCGGCGGCAGACTGGGGCCTTTGGCGGGTGTGCCCGTTGCGGTCAAGGATGTCCTGTGTACTCGCGACATGCCGACGACATGTTCGTCGCGGATGCTGAAAAACTTTCGGCCACCCTACGACGCCGGCGTGGTCGAGCGATTGCGGGCCGCCGATGCCGTGATCGTCGGCAAGACGAACATGGACGAATTCGCGATGGGCGCCAGCACCGAAAACAGCGCCTTCGGTGTGACGCGAAACCCCTGGGACACAACTCGCATTCCCGGCGGCAGCAGTGGTGGTGCCGCGGCGTGTGTGGCAGCCGGCACCGTTCCGCTTTCGATCGGCACCGACACCGGCGGGTCGATTCGCCAACCTGCGGCGATGTGCGGCGTGACGGGACTGAAGCCGACGTATGGTCGAGTCAGTCGTTATGGATTGATCGCATTCGCAAGCAGCCTCGATCAGGTTGGTCCGATCGGTTGGTCGGTGCCCGATGTCGCGCTGATGATGCAGACAATCGCCGGCTATGATGCTCGCGATTCGACGTCACTGAATCTGGACATCTCGCATTACACCGAAGTACTCAGTTCCCACGATTTGCGCGGACTGAAGATTGGCATTCTGCGAGAATCCATGGATCGCGACGGCGTCGACGATTCGGTGCGTCAAGCAACCCTGGACGCTGCCGATGTGTTCCAATCGATCGGCGCCGAAATGGTCGAAATCGATTTGCCACACAACGATTATTGGGTACCGACGTACTACGTGATCGCGCCGTGTGAAGCGAGCAGCAATCTTTCGCGATACGACGGTGCCCATTACGGTCATCGAACCAGTGATTTGTCGGACAGCGACAAACTTGGACCACTGGTGACGACCTATTGCCGCAGCCGCGCCGAAGGTTTCGGTGACGAAGTGAAACGTCGAATCATGGTTGGCACCTACGCCCTGAGCGAAGGTTACGCAGACCAGTACTACAGCCAAGCCTTGAAGGTACGCCGATTGATCAAGGGCGACTACGACGCGGCATTTAGCCAAGTCGATTTGTTGCTCGGCCCGGTCACTCCGACGCCTGCATTCCCGCTTGGACAAAAGGTCGACGATCCGATCCAGATGTACCTTTGCGACTTGTTCACAGTCGGCGCCAACTTGGCCGGCGTACCGGCCATCTCGCTACCCGCGGGATTGGATGCCTCGGGTTTGCCAGTCGCCGTCCAACTGCAAGCACCGGTTTTGGAAGAATCGCGGTTGCTGTTTGCCGGCGCCGCTTTCCAATCGGTGACCGATCACCACAAACGTCGCCCTTCGTGA
- the gatB gene encoding Asp-tRNA(Asn)/Glu-tRNA(Gln) amidotransferase subunit GatB yields the protein MTLSNGYPAQTVIGLEVHVQLKTETKLFCGCSTTFGAPPNTQVCPVCLGLPGALPVMNDAAIELSIRAGLAIDCSIPPMTKWDRKQYFYPDLPKGYQISQFDLPICADGFIEIPDPADPDSTRHIGILRAHLEEDAGKSMHDEAAGRSDTRIDLNRCGTPLLEIVSQPDMRSSAEAKAYLQELKLRMTHLGISDCEMQEGSLRVDANVNLHIEVDGKKIATPIVEVKNMNSFRAVERAIEHEVDRQYDLWEETGKTIDDESKTTRGWDDNAGITFLQREKEESADYRYFPDPDLLPIRLPIERVEAARANLGELPGAIRIRLAQQYGIKPYDADVIVNQGPDLIAYFESAATGSGDGKRTSSWIQQDVMRTLKDRDIGIGEFPVDADSLGKLLEKVASGELDNARARDVFAHMIETGQSVEAAITALGIESVDNSELETLCQELLDANPQVAEDFKAGKQQAVGSLIGQAKKKNPNANPQQVRETLIKLLQG from the coding sequence ATGACACTCAGCAACGGCTATCCCGCCCAAACCGTTATCGGGTTGGAAGTTCACGTCCAACTGAAGACCGAGACAAAACTGTTTTGTGGTTGCAGCACCACCTTCGGCGCGCCTCCCAACACTCAAGTTTGTCCCGTGTGCCTAGGTTTGCCCGGCGCGTTGCCCGTCATGAACGACGCGGCAATCGAATTGTCGATTCGCGCGGGGCTTGCGATTGATTGCTCGATCCCGCCGATGACAAAGTGGGACCGCAAGCAATACTTCTATCCGGATTTGCCCAAGGGCTATCAGATCAGCCAGTTCGATCTACCGATCTGTGCCGACGGATTCATCGAAATCCCTGACCCCGCCGATCCGGATTCGACGCGCCACATCGGGATCCTGCGTGCTCACTTGGAAGAAGACGCCGGCAAGAGCATGCACGACGAAGCAGCCGGTCGCAGCGATACGCGAATCGACCTGAATCGCTGCGGCACACCGCTGCTAGAAATCGTCAGCCAACCCGACATGCGTTCCAGCGCCGAAGCCAAGGCGTATTTGCAAGAATTGAAATTGCGAATGACACACTTGGGCATCTCCGATTGCGAGATGCAGGAAGGTTCTCTGCGAGTCGACGCGAACGTGAACTTGCACATCGAAGTTGACGGCAAGAAGATCGCCACGCCGATCGTTGAAGTCAAAAACATGAACTCGTTTCGCGCCGTCGAGCGTGCGATCGAGCATGAAGTTGATCGCCAATATGATTTGTGGGAAGAAACCGGCAAGACGATCGACGACGAATCCAAGACGACTCGTGGCTGGGACGACAACGCGGGCATCACGTTCTTGCAGCGAGAGAAGGAAGAGTCCGCCGACTATCGGTACTTTCCCGATCCCGACTTATTGCCGATCCGATTGCCGATCGAGCGAGTGGAAGCCGCTCGAGCGAACTTGGGTGAATTGCCCGGCGCGATCCGGATTCGACTCGCCCAACAATATGGAATCAAACCCTACGATGCCGATGTGATCGTCAACCAAGGCCCCGATTTGATCGCCTATTTCGAATCGGCGGCAACGGGTTCGGGCGACGGAAAGCGGACGAGTTCGTGGATCCAGCAAGACGTGATGCGCACCTTGAAGGATCGCGACATTGGCATCGGCGAATTCCCGGTCGACGCCGACTCTCTTGGGAAGTTGCTGGAGAAGGTCGCTTCGGGTGAACTGGACAACGCACGAGCGCGTGACGTTTTCGCACACATGATCGAAACCGGCCAATCGGTCGAAGCGGCTATCACGGCTTTGGGGATCGAATCGGTTGACAACAGCGAACTTGAAACGCTTTGCCAAGAATTACTCGATGCCAATCCGCAGGTCGCCGAAGACTTCAAAGCGGGTAAACAGCAAGCCGTCGGATCGTTGATCGGACAGGCGAAGAAGAAGAACCCCAACGCCAATCCACAGCAAGTCCGCGAAACGTTGATCAAGTTGCTGCAAGGTTGA
- the hisB gene encoding imidazoleglycerol-phosphate dehydratase HisB: MTRTATISRKTGETDIKLTVNLDGNGGGSRRSGIGFLDHMLDLLAKHAMIDLDVDAKGDLHVDDHHTAEDIGIALGQAVDQALGNRAGIKRYGHFTLPMDECLVTAAVDMGGRYAFEYHAPIAASKIGTFDSELVEHFWQSFAANANCNLHVVLHHGRNGHHIAECVFKSVARAIRMAAEDDPRSGGAVPSTKGVL; encoded by the coding sequence ATGACGCGCACCGCAACGATCAGCCGCAAGACCGGCGAAACCGATATCAAGCTAACCGTCAATCTGGATGGTAACGGCGGTGGTTCGCGAAGATCGGGCATTGGGTTCCTGGATCACATGCTGGACTTGTTGGCCAAGCACGCGATGATCGATTTGGACGTCGACGCGAAGGGTGACCTACACGTTGACGATCACCACACCGCCGAAGACATCGGTATCGCGCTGGGGCAAGCCGTCGATCAAGCACTTGGCAATCGAGCTGGCATCAAGCGTTACGGTCACTTCACGTTGCCGATGGACGAATGTTTGGTGACGGCCGCCGTCGATATGGGCGGACGTTATGCGTTTGAGTATCATGCACCGATCGCGGCGTCAAAAATTGGCACGTTCGACAGCGAATTGGTCGAGCATTTTTGGCAATCGTTCGCCGCCAACGCAAACTGCAACCTGCACGTCGTATTGCACCACGGACGCAACGGACACCACATCGCCGAATGCGTCTTCAAATCGGTTGCACGGGCAATCCGCATGGCGGCCGAAGACGATCCGCGAAGCGGAGGCGCCGTCCCCAGCACCAAGGGTGTGTTGTAA
- the hisC gene encoding histidinol-phosphate transaminase, translating into MTQANPFRPALAKMLPYAPGEQPPPGSCVKLNTNENPYPPPPAVVEAIRTAAGGPINRYPDPMATSFRRAAAEALGMPGPEWILAGNGSDEILTILVRGFVGEGQRLRLPYPSYILYRTLADIQGASWEQTPFEDGWKLPAEFAKSDDGLRLVLLPNPNSPSGTIVSPNEVEKVSASLTCPLVVDEAYVDFAETNCLDLVKRNENVFVTRTLSKSYGLAGLRFGFLVAQPHIVAELTKIKDSYNCDAISIAAATAAMGCQEWLADIKTKMNTTRAVMQSRLSAMGFEVTPSHANFVWCRHPDGNHKAIYEFLKQNNILIRYMQFADWGDGLRISVGTDEQMESCLSTIERALQS; encoded by the coding sequence GTGACCCAAGCCAACCCGTTTCGACCTGCCCTCGCAAAGATGCTGCCGTACGCGCCGGGCGAACAGCCACCGCCGGGTTCGTGCGTCAAACTGAACACGAACGAGAATCCCTATCCGCCGCCGCCTGCCGTCGTGGAAGCCATCCGCACGGCCGCCGGAGGCCCGATCAATCGTTACCCCGATCCGATGGCAACCTCGTTTCGCCGCGCCGCTGCCGAAGCGTTGGGGATGCCAGGTCCGGAATGGATTTTGGCGGGCAACGGCAGCGACGAGATTCTGACGATTTTGGTCCGAGGCTTCGTCGGCGAAGGACAGCGCTTGCGACTGCCCTACCCCAGCTACATCCTCTATCGAACGCTGGCCGATATCCAAGGTGCATCGTGGGAACAAACGCCGTTCGAAGACGGTTGGAAGCTTCCCGCCGAGTTTGCGAAAAGTGATGACGGACTGCGGTTGGTGTTATTGCCGAATCCGAACAGCCCCTCCGGCACCATCGTTTCGCCCAACGAAGTGGAAAAGGTCTCCGCTTCATTGACGTGTCCATTGGTTGTTGACGAAGCCTACGTCGATTTCGCTGAGACGAACTGTTTGGACTTGGTCAAGCGTAACGAGAATGTTTTCGTCACTCGAACGCTCAGCAAGTCCTACGGTTTGGCGGGATTGAGGTTCGGATTTCTGGTCGCCCAGCCACACATCGTCGCCGAGCTAACCAAGATCAAAGACAGTTACAACTGCGACGCGATTTCCATTGCCGCCGCGACCGCCGCGATGGGATGCCAAGAATGGTTGGCCGACATCAAGACCAAGATGAACACGACCCGCGCGGTGATGCAGTCTCGATTGTCGGCGATGGGATTTGAGGTCACGCCCTCGCACGCCAATTTTGTTTGGTGCCGACACCCCGACGGTAACCACAAGGCGATCTACGAATTTCTCAAGCAGAATAACATCCTGATTCGATACATGCAGTTTGCCGATTGGGGTGACGGTTTGCGTATTTCCGTCGGGACCGACGAGCAAATGGAATCCTGTCTCTCGACCATCGAAAGAGCTTTACAGTCATGA